From Streptomyces sp. NBC_00370, a single genomic window includes:
- a CDS encoding DeoR/GlpR family DNA-binding transcription regulator, with amino-acid sequence MSQDKNRHGPSQRRRELSDHVLAEGSVSAADLAERFGVSLMTIYRDIDELEREGILRKFRGGVTVQPSGVFESNVAFRKKTMVAEKEAIAAKAATLIEPGMSVMIDDSTTALELARLLPAIEPLTVVTNFLEALNLLADERGLHLMALGGDYDRLHDSFLGVPCVEAVEALRVDLCFVSTSSVLGDYAFHQEQRIVAVKRAMLKAAGRNVLMIDHSKLGRTALHRLAPLSTFDLILVDDRTPPDVLRSLEETGVPYETAPT; translated from the coding sequence ATGTCACAGGACAAGAACCGCCATGGGCCCTCGCAGCGCCGTCGCGAGCTCTCGGACCATGTGCTGGCCGAGGGGTCGGTCTCGGCGGCCGATCTGGCCGAGCGGTTCGGTGTGAGTCTGATGACCATCTACCGGGACATCGACGAGCTGGAGCGCGAAGGCATCCTGCGCAAGTTCCGCGGTGGTGTCACGGTCCAGCCGTCCGGTGTGTTCGAGAGCAACGTCGCCTTCCGCAAGAAGACGATGGTGGCCGAGAAGGAGGCCATCGCCGCCAAGGCGGCGACCCTGATCGAACCCGGCATGTCCGTCATGATCGACGACTCGACGACCGCGCTGGAACTGGCCAGGCTGCTGCCCGCCATCGAACCGCTGACCGTGGTCACCAACTTCCTCGAAGCCCTCAACCTGCTCGCCGACGAGCGCGGACTGCATCTGATGGCGCTCGGCGGCGACTACGACCGGCTGCACGACTCCTTCCTCGGCGTGCCGTGCGTGGAGGCCGTCGAGGCGCTGCGGGTCGATCTGTGCTTCGTCTCCACCTCGTCCGTCCTCGGGGACTACGCCTTCCACCAGGAGCAGCGGATCGTCGCGGTCAAACGGGCGATGCTGAAGGCGGCGGGCCGCAACGTGCTGATGATCGACCACTCCAAGCTGGGCCGCACCGCGCTGCACCGGCTGGCCCCGCTCTCCACCTTCGACCTCATATTGGTCGACGACCGGACCCCGCCCGACGTCCTGCGCTCCCTCGAAGAGACCGGCGTCCCCTACGAGACCGCCCCGACCTGA
- a CDS encoding FGGY-family carbohydrate kinase: MPDTPDQELWLGIDLGTQSVRALAVTGQGRVLGRGSAPLTGVRDGDRHEQLPSDWWDGVGAAVRETLRPLGSARVRGLAVCATSGTVLLTDSAGAPLTPALMYDDSRAAAEARYAQETGAEVWRSLGYRIQPSWALAKILWLTRHGNSGQGDGDAAALRGARVCHQADYVTARLVGRPVPADSSHALKTGYDLHGRRWPREVHEQLGLSELDFPHVVAPGTVLGTVCAKAAAVTGLAEGTPVVAGMTDGCAAQLGSGAWDVGQWNTVLGTTLVIKGVTESPLADPAGVLYNHRSADGNWLPGGASSVGAGALTRAFPGADLARLDRAAASYEPASVLSYPLVSRGERFPFLAPDAEAFTLGTPKDDGDLHASLLQGVAFVERLCLAYVQLLGARIEGPVAFTGGATRSAYWNQLRADVLGRPATVPEQADSALGMAVLAAHGVTSTQSATTGPARSAPPLSALRPMVRVRTTLEPRAEVSRRFDEPFAALVDTWEERGWLPAETAAYAREHG; this comes from the coding sequence GTGCCGGACACACCCGACCAGGAGCTGTGGCTGGGGATCGACCTCGGGACGCAGAGCGTACGTGCCCTCGCCGTGACCGGTCAGGGCCGGGTGCTCGGCCGTGGCTCAGCCCCGCTCACCGGCGTCAGGGACGGCGACCGGCACGAACAGCTTCCGTCGGACTGGTGGGACGGTGTCGGCGCGGCGGTCCGCGAGACGCTGCGCCCGCTCGGCTCCGCGCGGGTGCGGGGCCTCGCGGTGTGCGCCACGTCCGGCACGGTCCTGCTCACCGACTCCGCCGGCGCACCGCTGACACCGGCGCTGATGTACGACGACAGCAGGGCGGCCGCCGAGGCGCGGTACGCGCAGGAGACTGGCGCCGAGGTGTGGCGCTCGCTCGGCTACCGCATCCAGCCGAGCTGGGCCCTGGCGAAGATCCTGTGGCTGACCCGCCACGGGAACAGCGGCCAGGGGGACGGCGATGCGGCCGCGCTGCGCGGCGCCCGGGTCTGTCATCAGGCTGACTACGTCACGGCCCGGCTCGTCGGACGGCCGGTGCCCGCCGACTCCAGCCATGCCCTGAAGACCGGCTACGACCTGCACGGCCGTCGCTGGCCACGCGAGGTCCACGAGCAACTGGGCCTGTCCGAGCTGGACTTCCCGCACGTGGTGGCGCCCGGCACGGTGCTCGGCACGGTCTGCGCCAAGGCCGCGGCCGTGACGGGGCTCGCCGAGGGGACCCCCGTGGTCGCCGGGATGACGGACGGCTGCGCGGCCCAACTCGGTTCCGGAGCCTGGGACGTCGGCCAGTGGAACACCGTCCTCGGCACGACGCTCGTCATCAAGGGCGTCACGGAGAGCCCGCTCGCCGACCCGGCCGGGGTGCTTTACAACCACCGCTCGGCGGACGGCAACTGGCTGCCGGGCGGCGCTTCGAGCGTCGGCGCGGGCGCGCTGACCCGGGCGTTCCCCGGCGCCGACCTGGCGCGGCTGGACCGTGCTGCCGCCTCCTACGAACCGGCGAGCGTGCTCTCGTACCCCCTGGTGTCGCGGGGCGAGCGCTTCCCGTTCCTGGCCCCGGACGCCGAGGCCTTCACCCTGGGCACCCCGAAGGACGACGGGGACCTGCACGCTTCGCTGTTGCAGGGCGTGGCGTTCGTGGAACGGCTGTGTCTGGCGTACGTACAGCTCCTCGGCGCCCGGATCGAGGGGCCGGTCGCCTTCACCGGCGGTGCGACGCGCAGCGCGTACTGGAACCAGCTGCGCGCCGATGTACTGGGCCGTCCGGCCACCGTCCCGGAACAGGCCGACTCGGCGCTCGGCATGGCCGTACTCGCCGCCCACGGCGTCACGTCCACGCAGAGCGCGACAACGGGCCCGGCGCGTTCGGCGCCGCCGCTGTCCGCGCTGCGGCCGATGGTGCGCGTCCGTACGACACTTGAGCCGCGGGCCGAGGTGAGCCGGCGGTTCGACGAGCCCTTCGCGGCGCTCGTGGACACCTGGGAAGAACGCGGCTGGCTCCCGGCGGAGACGGCCGCCTACGCACGGGAGCACGGATGA
- a CDS encoding histidine phosphatase family protein: MTTATTTLFLTRHGETLWHEENRYTGVSDIGLTPLGLAQAESLGSWAVGARLDAIVTSPLSRARRTAEPAARTTGLVPVVEPELVELDFGIAEGRTLGELEASHPQEVAAFLKDPAAYPLPAGEDPMAAAARGAAALLRLADGRLGTRVLAVAHNTLYRLVLCRLLGLPESEYRRIFPGLRNCAITELRVTRGQVSLMAYNVPT; the protein is encoded by the coding sequence ATGACGACCGCCACCACGACCCTGTTCCTCACCCGGCACGGCGAGACCTTGTGGCACGAGGAGAACCGCTACACCGGGGTCAGCGACATCGGGCTGACCCCGCTCGGCCTGGCCCAGGCGGAGTCGCTCGGCTCGTGGGCGGTCGGGGCCCGGCTCGACGCGATCGTGACGTCCCCGCTGTCGCGCGCCCGGCGTACCGCCGAGCCCGCCGCACGCACGACGGGTCTCGTCCCCGTCGTCGAACCGGAGCTGGTGGAGCTGGACTTCGGGATCGCCGAGGGCAGGACCCTCGGCGAACTTGAGGCGTCCCACCCGCAGGAGGTGGCCGCGTTCCTCAAGGATCCGGCCGCGTATCCGTTGCCGGCCGGCGAGGATCCGATGGCTGCCGCGGCACGCGGCGCCGCCGCGCTGCTGCGGCTGGCCGACGGACGGCTGGGGACACGTGTGCTGGCCGTCGCGCACAACACCCTGTACCGGCTGGTGCTGTGCCGGCTGCTGGGCCTGCCGGAGAGCGAGTACCGCAGGATCTTCCCCGGGCTTCGTAACTGCGCGATCACCGAACTGCGCGTCACGCGGGGGCAGGTGTCCCTGATGGCGTACAACGTGCCGACATAG
- a CDS encoding GDSL-type esterase/lipase family protein translates to MKRAHLTLAAGVAVAALLATQQSASAGSAGVAGPAADTWTGTWSASPQSSGDTFDNQTLRQIVHTSISGTSVRIRLSNAFGSGPLTVDDVHVAQRASGSSVVPSSDHALTFGGQSGTVIAPGASAVSDPLSFSVGAGTDLAVSLHLPTTTGPATTHQTGLQDNYVATGDVSGDTDLTGARTTGSYYFLSGVDVVNPAAEGAVVALGASITDGVASGSNSNRRWPDDLASKLNASGRTVGVLNQGISGNQLLKDGAGQSALNRFDRDVLDQPGVRWVIFSDDPINDLTSAAPGSDQLIDGLKQLISRAHARGITFLCSTLTPVEGTNGWNADLETKRATVNAFIRGADSGCDGVVDQDTATHDPAHPTRYRTDLDSGDHLHPNEKGLQAIADAVDF, encoded by the coding sequence GTGAAACGAGCCCACCTGACCCTGGCCGCCGGTGTGGCGGTCGCCGCCCTGCTCGCCACCCAGCAGAGCGCTTCGGCGGGTTCGGCCGGTGTCGCTGGCCCGGCGGCCGACACCTGGACCGGTACGTGGTCGGCGTCGCCGCAGAGCAGCGGTGACACCTTCGACAACCAGACCCTGCGGCAGATCGTGCACACCAGCATCTCCGGCACCTCCGTCCGGATCCGGCTGTCGAATGCCTTCGGCAGCGGGCCGCTGACCGTCGACGACGTACACGTGGCACAGCGGGCCTCGGGGTCGTCCGTCGTCCCGTCGAGCGACCACGCGCTGACCTTCGGCGGGCAGAGCGGTACGGTCATCGCGCCCGGTGCCTCCGCCGTCAGCGACCCGCTGTCCTTCAGTGTGGGCGCGGGCACCGATCTGGCGGTCAGCCTCCATCTCCCCACCACCACAGGTCCGGCGACGACCCATCAGACCGGCCTGCAGGACAACTACGTCGCCACGGGCGACGTGAGCGGCGACACGGACCTCACCGGGGCCCGTACGACGGGGAGTTACTACTTCCTGTCGGGTGTGGACGTGGTGAACCCGGCTGCGGAGGGCGCCGTGGTGGCCCTGGGCGCTTCCATCACCGACGGCGTCGCCTCCGGCTCCAACAGCAACCGCCGCTGGCCCGACGACCTGGCATCGAAGCTCAACGCGTCGGGCCGCACGGTCGGTGTGCTCAACCAGGGGATCAGCGGCAATCAACTGCTCAAGGACGGCGCGGGCCAGAGCGCGCTGAACCGCTTCGACCGGGACGTACTCGACCAGCCCGGGGTGCGGTGGGTCATCTTCTCCGACGACCCCATCAACGACCTGACCTCAGCAGCGCCGGGCTCCGACCAGCTCATCGACGGGCTGAAGCAGCTCATCTCCCGCGCGCACGCGCGCGGCATCACGTTCCTCTGCTCCACGCTCACGCCGGTGGAGGGCACGAACGGGTGGAACGCCGATCTGGAGACCAAGCGGGCCACCGTCAACGCCTTCATCCGCGGCGCCGACAGCGGCTGCGACGGAGTCGTCGACCAGGACACCGCGACCCACGACCCGGCGCACCCCACGCGCTACCGCACCGACCTCGACAGCGGCGACCATCTGCATCCCAACGAGAAGGGCCTCCAGGCCATCGCCGACGCGGTGGACTTCTGA
- a CDS encoding ATP-grasp domain-containing protein: MRVCLITPRPDHPLLAATTALLAPDHQVTWLDPAAPVAPDPGATLADVCLLKSRSPRALALARSFEERGVPVLNSAASTELCQDRVLMAGLARRAGLPFVATRAVPTLRQLAAEAALPYPLVVKSRHSRRGDLVARAADAGQLRELGAVWADEPVVVQPFTANDGWDHKLWVIDGQVFAALRRSELAETDGGPGPTLPLAPGELPDGWADLARPVGPLFGLEVYGVDVLDTGGGAPQIVDINAFPGVRGQAGAPEALAALTLRAAGGGSASARPSGDAAVK, encoded by the coding sequence ATGAGGGTCTGTCTCATCACCCCGCGCCCCGACCATCCGCTGCTGGCCGCCACCACCGCGCTGCTGGCGCCGGATCACCAGGTGACGTGGCTCGACCCGGCAGCGCCGGTCGCACCTGACCCCGGCGCGACGCTCGCCGACGTCTGTCTGCTCAAGTCCCGCTCGCCGCGCGCCCTCGCGCTCGCCCGGTCCTTCGAGGAGCGCGGAGTGCCCGTGCTCAACTCGGCCGCGTCCACCGAACTGTGCCAGGACCGCGTGCTGATGGCCGGTCTCGCCCGGCGCGCCGGACTGCCGTTCGTCGCCACCAGGGCCGTACCGACGCTGCGGCAACTCGCCGCCGAGGCCGCGCTCCCGTACCCGCTGGTCGTCAAGAGCCGGCACAGCAGACGCGGCGATCTCGTGGCCCGTGCCGCCGACGCGGGGCAGCTGCGCGAACTCGGCGCCGTATGGGCGGACGAGCCGGTCGTGGTGCAGCCGTTCACGGCCAACGACGGCTGGGACCACAAACTGTGGGTCATCGACGGTCAGGTTTTCGCCGCGCTGCGCCGCTCGGAACTGGCCGAGACGGACGGCGGTCCGGGCCCGACGCTGCCGCTCGCGCCCGGTGAACTCCCCGACGGCTGGGCCGACCTGGCGCGCCCGGTGGGGCCCCTCTTCGGCCTTGAGGTGTACGGCGTCGATGTGCTCGACACCGGCGGCGGGGCGCCGCAGATCGTCGACATCAACGCCTTCCCCGGCGTACGCGGCCAGGCGGGCGCGCCCGAGGCGCTGGCCGCGCTGACGCTGCGGGCGGCGGGCGGCGGCTCGGCGAGCGCCCGCCCGTCAGGGGACGCTGCCGTCAAGTGA
- a CDS encoding ATP-grasp domain-containing protein: protein MRLCFLVEEQYRHDGMPVEVIRQLTSWGHRVDVLRPGSSLLPVSEAVRAGSHDAWVLKTVSGGPGLTLLEAAAAVGLTTVNDARSIRGVRDKALASVIGRDRGLPVPVTYAAARWESLAEIPAAEFPLVVKPADGSSGRAVRLVPSADRLADLGAELAGEGLLIAQSYVPNSGVDLKVYCVGGEFFATERCSPLHPDRPKHERRVRLSREVAGIAADVGRVHGLDLYGVDILLGPEGPVVVDVNDFPSFRQVPDAPARVGRAILELAREGRALPDPTPTTLPSLPAVLRVPAQMAVPAGEDR, encoded by the coding sequence ATGAGACTCTGCTTTCTGGTGGAGGAGCAGTACCGTCACGACGGCATGCCCGTCGAGGTGATCCGGCAACTGACCTCCTGGGGCCACCGCGTCGACGTACTGCGCCCCGGCAGCTCGCTGCTGCCGGTGTCCGAGGCGGTACGGGCGGGCAGCCACGACGCCTGGGTGCTCAAGACCGTGTCCGGCGGGCCCGGTCTGACGCTGCTGGAGGCCGCGGCCGCTGTCGGGCTCACCACCGTCAACGACGCGCGGTCCATCCGGGGCGTACGGGACAAGGCGCTGGCGTCGGTGATCGGCCGCGACCGGGGGCTGCCCGTTCCCGTGACCTACGCCGCCGCCCGGTGGGAATCGCTGGCGGAGATACCGGCCGCCGAGTTCCCGCTGGTCGTCAAGCCCGCCGACGGCAGCTCGGGGCGCGCCGTGCGGCTCGTACCGTCCGCCGACCGGCTGGCCGACCTCGGCGCCGAACTGGCCGGTGAGGGACTGCTGATCGCCCAGTCGTACGTGCCGAACTCCGGCGTCGACCTCAAGGTCTACTGCGTCGGCGGTGAGTTCTTCGCGACCGAGCGGTGCTCACCGCTCCACCCCGACCGTCCGAAGCACGAGCGCCGGGTGCGGCTCTCCCGTGAAGTGGCCGGCATAGCCGCCGACGTGGGCCGGGTCCACGGACTCGACCTGTACGGCGTGGACATCCTGCTGGGGCCCGAAGGACCCGTGGTGGTCGACGTGAACGACTTCCCGAGCTTCCGCCAGGTGCCGGACGCACCGGCCCGGGTCGGCCGGGCCATCCTCGAACTGGCCCGCGAGGGACGTGCGTTGCCGGACCCCACGCCCACCACACTCCCGTCCCTGCCGGCGGTGCTGCGGGTACCGGCCCAGATGGCCGTGCCGGCCGGCGAGGACAGATGA
- a CDS encoding nuclear transport factor 2 family protein codes for MTQRVELATVMDRLAIDEVITGYAVAVDDAEWADFRALFTPDGRADYTSAGGVEGTAAEVTDWLTGALAPFTVRQHLIANRRLRIQDLGGYPGDRADLRADYLSTLRQEGGEDRTSGGRFDFGLLRGDAGWRLHSVVVQESWRRVN; via the coding sequence ATGACGCAGCGCGTGGAACTGGCGACCGTGATGGACCGACTGGCCATCGATGAAGTGATCACCGGTTACGCGGTGGCGGTGGACGATGCCGAGTGGGCAGATTTCCGGGCCCTGTTCACGCCTGACGGACGCGCCGACTACACGTCGGCGGGCGGCGTCGAAGGGACGGCCGCCGAGGTGACCGACTGGCTGACCGGCGCGCTGGCGCCGTTCACCGTCCGGCAGCATCTGATCGCCAACCGGCGGCTGCGCATCCAGGATCTGGGCGGCTACCCGGGCGACCGCGCCGACCTGCGCGCGGACTACCTCAGCACGCTGCGCCAGGAGGGCGGCGAGGACCGTACGAGTGGTGGCCGCTTCGACTTCGGGCTGCTGCGTGGCGACGCGGGCTGGCGGCTGCACTCCGTGGTAGTCCAGGAGAGCTGGCGGCGCGTCAACTGA
- the lnt gene encoding apolipoprotein N-acyltransferase: MQVLAGRHDGVEQRSAPPWRRAAAAVAAGALPALAFPAPALWWLAYVALVPWMLLVRAAPTPRRAALDGWLGGTGFMIAVHHWLMPSLNVFIVVVAALLGLFWAPWGALVRATLGGTPSRARTAAALAVLPSGWLMIELARSWEGLGGPWGLLGASQWQVPPALRLASVGGVWLLSLLVVAVNTAVTMLVAMAGARITATVGIVLCVTTVGSAWAWAPAPERSGVARIGVVQTGGIAAGPAAVENRFTRSETLTRKLTGQDLDLVVWGESSVGADLRTHPGYAKRLAALSRTVGADVLVNVDARSTDPAGRTGIFKRSVLVGPTGPAGDAYDKMRLVPFGEYIPFRSALSWATSVGRAASEDRVRGTRQVVMTLPGHQGADSTGSGATDGAGLRIGPLICFETAFPDMSRQLVRDGAQLIVAQSSTSSFQHSWAPQQHASLAALRAAETGRPMVHATLTGISAVFGPGGERVGEPLGTDRRTAAVYDVPLAGGTTPYVRFGDWAVYAALLVVLAFCAAESARSVRRSRRAPLVPPARTAHESAGRPAR, from the coding sequence ATGCAGGTCCTGGCCGGACGGCATGACGGAGTCGAACAGCGGTCCGCCCCGCCGTGGCGGCGGGCCGCCGCAGCCGTGGCGGCCGGAGCACTGCCGGCGCTCGCCTTCCCCGCGCCCGCGCTGTGGTGGCTGGCCTATGTGGCCCTCGTCCCCTGGATGCTGCTGGTACGCGCGGCGCCCACGCCCCGCAGGGCGGCGCTCGACGGCTGGCTGGGCGGGACCGGGTTCATGATCGCCGTCCATCACTGGCTGATGCCGAGCCTGAATGTCTTCATCGTGGTGGTGGCGGCGCTGCTCGGGCTGTTCTGGGCGCCGTGGGGTGCGCTGGTGCGGGCGACGCTCGGCGGGACGCCTTCGCGTGCCCGTACGGCCGCCGCGCTGGCCGTGCTGCCTTCCGGCTGGCTGATGATCGAGCTGGCCAGGTCGTGGGAGGGTCTTGGCGGGCCGTGGGGTCTGCTCGGCGCCAGCCAGTGGCAGGTTCCTCCCGCGCTGCGGCTCGCCTCGGTCGGCGGTGTCTGGCTGCTGAGCCTGCTGGTCGTCGCGGTGAACACCGCCGTCACGATGCTGGTCGCGATGGCGGGCGCGCGGATCACGGCGACCGTGGGCATCGTGCTGTGCGTGACGACGGTCGGTTCGGCCTGGGCCTGGGCCCCTGCCCCCGAGCGGTCGGGCGTCGCGCGGATCGGGGTCGTCCAGACGGGCGGGATCGCCGCGGGCCCCGCCGCCGTCGAGAACCGCTTCACCCGCAGCGAGACACTGACCCGCAAGCTGACCGGTCAGGATCTCGACCTCGTCGTGTGGGGCGAGAGCAGCGTCGGCGCCGATCTCCGTACCCACCCCGGCTACGCGAAGCGGCTGGCCGCGCTGTCCCGTACGGTCGGCGCCGACGTGCTGGTCAACGTGGACGCGCGCAGCACGGACCCGGCGGGCCGCACCGGCATCTTCAAGCGCAGCGTCCTGGTGGGGCCCACGGGCCCGGCCGGCGACGCGTACGACAAGATGCGGCTCGTCCCCTTCGGTGAGTACATCCCCTTCCGCTCGGCCCTGAGCTGGGCGACCTCGGTGGGCAGGGCGGCGAGCGAGGACCGGGTGCGCGGGACGCGCCAGGTGGTCATGACCCTGCCGGGGCACCAGGGCGCCGACAGCACGGGCAGCGGCGCAACGGACGGCGCCGGGCTGCGGATCGGCCCGCTGATCTGCTTCGAGACGGCGTTCCCCGACATGAGCAGGCAGCTGGTCAGGGACGGGGCTCAGCTGATCGTCGCCCAGTCGTCGACCTCGTCGTTCCAGCACAGCTGGGCGCCCCAACAGCACGCCTCACTGGCCGCGCTGCGGGCCGCGGAGACCGGCCGGCCGATGGTGCACGCGACGCTGACCGGGATCAGCGCGGTCTTCGGCCCCGGGGGTGAACGCGTCGGTGAACCGCTCGGTACGGACCGGCGTACCGCCGCCGTGTACGACGTACCGTTGGCCGGCGGCACGACGCCGTACGTCAGGTTCGGCGACTGGGCGGTGTACGCGGCGCTGCTGGTCGTGCTCGCGTTCTGCGCGGCCGAGAGCGCGCGCTCGGTCAGGCGGTCCCGTCGAGCGCCGCTCGTACCACCCGCTCGCACAGCTCATGAGTCCGCAGGGCGTCCCGCGCGCTGA
- a CDS encoding Gfo/Idh/MocA family protein → MKVGCIGLGDIAQKAYLPVLTALPGVELHLQTRTPATLTRTAETHRIPAAQCHTDLEALLAQGLDAAFVHAPTAAHADIATRLIEAGVPTYVDKPIAYAYEDSERVVRLAEERGVSLAVGFNRRTAPAYVQCADHPRELILLQKNRVGLPEDPRLFVLDDFIHVADTLRFLLPGPVEHTDIRTRVRDGLLEHVVLQLSGDGFTAIGMMNRMNGSTEEILEVSGQDSKRAVHDLATVVDHKGQPSLRRRGDWVPVARQRGIEQCVLGFLDAVRAGKVLSARDALRTHELCERVVRAALDGTA, encoded by the coding sequence GTGAAGGTCGGCTGCATCGGGCTCGGCGACATCGCGCAGAAGGCGTATCTGCCGGTGCTCACCGCACTGCCCGGGGTCGAGCTGCATCTGCAGACCCGTACCCCCGCGACCCTCACCCGCACGGCGGAGACCCACCGCATCCCCGCCGCGCAGTGCCACACCGACCTCGAAGCGCTGCTCGCCCAGGGCCTCGACGCCGCCTTCGTGCACGCGCCGACCGCCGCACACGCCGACATCGCCACCCGGCTGATCGAGGCGGGCGTGCCGACCTACGTCGACAAGCCCATCGCGTACGCCTACGAGGACTCCGAGCGGGTCGTGCGGCTGGCCGAGGAGCGTGGCGTCAGCCTCGCCGTCGGCTTCAACCGCCGCACGGCACCCGCGTACGTGCAGTGTGCCGACCATCCGCGCGAGCTGATCCTGCTGCAGAAGAACCGGGTGGGGCTGCCTGAGGACCCGCGCCTGTTCGTCCTCGACGACTTCATCCATGTCGCCGACACGCTGCGCTTCCTTCTCCCCGGGCCCGTCGAGCACACCGACATCCGGACGCGGGTCAGGGACGGGCTGCTCGAACACGTCGTGCTCCAGCTGTCCGGCGACGGCTTCACCGCCATCGGCATGATGAACCGGATGAACGGCTCGACCGAGGAGATCCTCGAAGTGTCCGGGCAGGACAGCAAGCGGGCCGTCCACGACCTCGCCACCGTCGTCGACCACAAGGGCCAGCCGTCGCTGCGCCGCCGCGGCGACTGGGTGCCCGTGGCCCGCCAGCGCGGTATCGAGCAGTGCGTCCTCGGCTTCCTCGACGCCGTACGGGCGGGGAAGGTGCTCAGCGCGCGGGACGCCCTGCGGACTCATGAGCTGTGCGAGCGGGTGGTACGAGCGGCGCTCGACGGGACCGCCTGA
- a CDS encoding DinB family protein: MTTSERREPSTVAGEREMLDGWLEYHRDTLAWKCAGLDDKQLRQAAAVPSGLTLLGLVRHMAEVERSWFRRVLADEDAGPIYYSDADEDGDFHVGDGDTWTDAYAVWQAEIARARELAAARSLDDLSAGPRRDSSTGERFSLRWIYTHMIEEYARHNGHADLIREAIDGVTGD; the protein is encoded by the coding sequence ATGACGACATCCGAGCGCAGGGAACCCTCCACCGTCGCGGGCGAGCGCGAGATGCTGGACGGCTGGCTGGAGTACCACCGCGACACCCTGGCGTGGAAGTGCGCGGGTCTGGACGACAAACAGCTCAGGCAGGCCGCCGCCGTGCCGTCCGGGCTGACGCTGCTCGGTCTCGTGCGCCATATGGCGGAGGTCGAGCGGAGCTGGTTCCGCCGGGTGCTGGCGGACGAGGACGCGGGGCCGATCTACTACTCGGACGCCGACGAGGACGGCGATTTCCACGTCGGTGACGGCGACACCTGGACCGACGCGTACGCCGTCTGGCAGGCCGAGATCGCCCGCGCACGCGAGCTGGCGGCGGCGCGCTCCCTCGACGACCTGAGCGCGGGGCCGCGACGCGATTCGAGCACCGGCGAGCGGTTCAGCCTGCGCTGGATCTACACCCACATGATCGAGGAGTACGCCCGGCACAACGGCCACGCGGACCTCATCCGTGAGGCGATCGACGGAGTGACCGGCGACTGA
- the ung gene encoding uracil-DNA glycosylase: MTDTDMLPESWRGVLGDELQKPYFKELTEFVEEERANGPVYPPRDEVFAALDATPYDQVKVLVLGQDPYHGAGQGHGLCFSVRPGVRIPPSLRNIYKEMKEELGHPVPDNGYLMPWATQGVLLLNAVLTVREGEANSHKGKGWEKVTDAVISAVDARPDPAVFVLWGAYAQKKLPLIDETRHVVVKGAHPSPLSAKKFFGSRPFTKIDEAVAAQGHAPIDWRIPDLG; the protein is encoded by the coding sequence GTGACCGACACCGACATGCTGCCCGAGTCCTGGCGCGGCGTCCTCGGCGACGAGCTGCAGAAGCCCTACTTCAAGGAGCTCACCGAATTCGTCGAGGAGGAGCGGGCGAACGGGCCGGTCTACCCGCCGCGCGACGAGGTGTTCGCCGCGCTCGACGCGACCCCCTACGACCAGGTCAAGGTGCTCGTGCTCGGCCAGGACCCGTACCACGGCGCGGGGCAGGGGCACGGACTGTGCTTCTCCGTCCGGCCGGGGGTGCGGATTCCGCCGTCGCTGCGCAACATCTACAAGGAGATGAAGGAGGAGCTGGGACACCCGGTGCCGGACAACGGCTATCTGATGCCGTGGGCCACGCAGGGGGTGCTCCTGCTCAACGCCGTACTGACGGTCCGCGAGGGCGAGGCCAACTCCCACAAGGGCAAGGGCTGGGAGAAGGTGACGGACGCGGTGATCAGCGCCGTCGACGCGCGCCCCGACCCCGCGGTCTTCGTCCTGTGGGGTGCGTACGCGCAGAAGAAGCTGCCGCTGATCGACGAGACGCGCCACGTGGTGGTGAAGGGCGCCCACCCGTCACCCCTGTCGGCGAAGAAGTTCTTCGGGTCCCGGCCCTTCACCAAGATCGACGAAGCGGTGGCGGCGCAGGGCCACGCGCCGATCGACTGGCGTATCCCGGACCTCGGCTGA